A part of Rattus rattus isolate New Zealand chromosome 4, Rrattus_CSIRO_v1, whole genome shotgun sequence genomic DNA contains:
- the Gpr55 gene encoding LOW QUALITY PROTEIN: G-protein coupled receptor 55 (The sequence of the model RefSeq protein was modified relative to this genomic sequence to represent the inferred CDS: inserted 1 base in 1 codon) — protein sequence MGQNMSQLDSNNCSFVFVDNLTKTLQLAVHIPTFLLGLVLNLLAIRGFGAFLKRRQLEYMATSIYMINLAVFDLLLVLSLPFKMILPQVESSPSLVFCTFVECLYFISMYGSVFTICFISLDRLLAIQYPLLVNHFRSPRKTFGICCIIWMLVWVGSIPIYTFHRGVKGYKCFHNMSDSTWSARVFFPLEIFGFLLPMGIMGFCSYRSIHILLSTQGTTXWVQKRACIIWTIATNLVVFVVSFLPVHLGLFLQFLVRNGFILNCRVKQGISLFLQLSLCFSNINCCLDVFCYYFAIKEFRMGIKVHRPSQVQLVHQDSMVSRA from the exons GCCAGAACATGAGTCAGCTAGACAGTAACAACTGCTCGTTCGTTTTCGTGGACAACCTGACCAAAACCTTGCAGCTGGCAGTCCACATTCCCACCTTCCTCCTCGGCCTGGTCCTCAACCTCCTGGCCATCCGAGGCTTCGGTGCCTTCCTGAAGAGGAGGCAGCTGGAATACATGGCCACTTCTATCTACATGATCAACCTGGCTGTCTTCGACTTACTGCTTGTGCTCTCCCTCCCATTCAAGATGATCCTGCCACAAGTGGAGTCCTCCCCCTCACTGGTCTTCTGCACATTTGTGGAGTGCCTCTACTTCATCAGCATGTATGGGAGTGTCTTCACCATCTGCTTCATCAGCCTGGACAGGCTCCTCGccatccagtaccctcttctggtcaaTCACTTCCGGTCCCCCAGGAAAACCTTTGGGATCTGCTGCATCATCTGGATGCTGGTATGGGTTGGAAGCATCCCCATCTACACTTTCCACAGGGGAGTGAAAGGATACAAGTGCTTCCACAACATGTCTGACAGCACGTGGAGTGCGAGAGTCTTCTTCCCCCTGGAGATCTTTGGCTTCCTCCTTCCTATGGGCATCATGGGCTTTTGTTCCTATAGGAGCATTCACATTCTACTGAGCACTCAGGGGACGA AGTGGGTCCAAAAGAGAGCCTGCATCATCTGGACCATTGCTACCAATCTTGTCGTCTTCGTGGTCTCCTTTCTCCCAGTGCACCTGGGTTTGTTCCTGCAGTTCCTGGTGAGGAACGGCTTTATCTTGAATTGCAGAGTGAAGCAGGGCATCAGCTTGTTCCTGcagttgtctctgtgtttctctaacATCAACTGCTGCCTCGATGTTTTCTGCTACTACTTTGCCATCAAAGAATTTCGCATGGGCATCAAGGTCCACCGGCCTTCCCAAGTCCAGCTGGTCCATCAGGATTCCATGGTCTCCAGGGCTTAA